The Rhodothermia bacterium sequence TATTTTTTCATCGTGTTTGGGATTAAATTAGTTGTTATTGCATTGGCCATTGCCTATCCAGTATGAACAAGTCTATGTGCCATTATTGTCGGGACAACATTTTTCATATAACCATTATTGTTTCCATCTGTATCTGTGAAAAGCCAATCACAACCGTTTTGTTTCCACCTACAAGATTGTGGAGCTGCGAATAGTACAGGGATAATGGTTAGCATAAATATGCTCGAGAAGAAAAGTCTTTTTTTCATAATGAAATCCTATCTTTTGTTTTGAAGTTATTCTTTTTTGGGAATTGAATTGAATTGAATTGAATTGAATTGAATTGAATTGAATTGAATTTACAATCTTTTGAAACTCGTGTCAATACCCTTGTATTGTTTTTTGTATGGTATTGATGCTTTTTTTCGTTGTATTTTTGGGTAAGGTTGTATTTTTGAATAGGATAGGTGTTTTTTGTATTGGTGTTGAGAGGGGCTTTAGCTGTAATATTTTTGTGATTGACGTTTGATATATGGCTAAATGAAATTTGTTTCAGCTTCTAACGGGTATAAACCCAAGGGAATATAAGGTAGGAACACTTGAAATCTGAAATGAACATCATGAAATAGGGGTATCGCAAAAGTATGCCATACCCCTATTTTTTGTAGAAATGTGCTTGTTAAGAGAAAAACGATTAAGCTATTCTTCCCATTTTTCTACGTTCGGCTTGTTCTTGCCAACGGCGATAATAAGCAATTCCAAATCCTGCAAATAGAACCAAGCAGCCGAACCACAAGAGGTTAATAAAGGGCTTCTCGTATGCTTGAACAATAAGCCAATCCTCCGCAGAAGAAACATCCGCACCCTCTACCACTAAGCGGATTTGACCATTTTTGCCATCCTTAGAGAGTTCCATTCCCGCAAAGGTAAAGGTAACACCCCAGTCCGCCACACGGTTTTGGATATATTGTTGGGTGTTTTTACCATCATCCAGAATGATATAGATGGGTTTAAGCTCTCGCGTTTCTTTGGTTTGCGTATTGGTGACACTCAAAACAGAAGCAACAGCAATTTGCGTTTTGAGATTACCAATCATTTTAGGGTCTGGTTGCAGGTCAAAACGCTGGAATCGAATAACGTATTTCCCGTTATCTATGGTTTTAGAGTCTCCCATGGTCAGTTTGAGTTCACCTGCGGTATTGGTGTCTTTTTGTTGATTTTCCATCACGCTTTGGCTTGGTGTGACAGCCACATAAAGGTCTTTTTCAAAGAATGGTTTTATGTCTGGATGCAAAATCCATTGGTTCTTCCGGCTTTTATAGGCCACAGGATATACGGTAAACTGCCTTCCGCGTGCATCCGTTATGTCCAATTGGTAGGTCGTATGTCCTTCGCTATTGGGAAAGTTTTTCACATACCGCACCTTGTAGCCTTCTACATTCACGGTTTGGTTTCGGCTGACCACAAAATTACTCCGTTGTGAGGAACCTTCGACGGGCACACTATTGTTTTCGTCTCCAGCAATGGTATTGTTAAAACTGGACGAGGTAATAATGCCAAGCAACATCAGGGCAAGCCCAATATGGGTTACAGCGCCACCTATTAACTTTGTATTGCCGCGCCCAATGCGCCACATCACCATTCCATTACCAAACAGTGCAAAGAAAGAGGTGAAGACGAGCAACATGAGGAGTAAACTTTGTCCATATTGATCCCACATCAAGCCCACATTGCCCAAGACACCAGCTTGTGCAACCGACTGGGCAGCACGCTGAACGGGCCTAATGGTCTCGCGAACAAAAGGTGTGAGCAATAAAACTGCCGAGGTCGCCACCAACGCGAGAAGCATAGGGGGCATAAGCACCCGATTTAGGCTTTCAACCTTCATCTTATTCCACCAAAATAGTTGCCCAATGCCTGCTAAGAAGGCCAATAAAATGGCGAGTGGTAAAGACCAAGCATCATAGAACTCTATTGGTACGGCGGACGGACTGTCTCGGAAAATGCGTCCGGTGATGGGTGCAGATGTTCCTAAGATGATGACGGCGGCAAGTGCGGTTAGTACCATTGCACCGGAAAAGATCATAAATTCGCGAGACATAACCTCCGACTCTTGTTTGGGGCGAGGGAGTTCTTTCCAGCGATAGGCCATCATGCCAAATCCCAAGATCATCATGCTAAGAATCCAAACAAGCAACTGATTGTATAGCCCCAAATCTACGAAGGAGTGGACGGAAATTTCGCCTAAAATGCCGCTTCGGGTTAGAAAGGTGGAATACACCACCAAAATAAAGGCAAGAATATTCAAAAAAATCGAAGCTTTTTGGCTACTGGCGCTTCGTTTTTGGGCAATCATGGTATGTAAACCAGCCACACCGATCAGCCAAGGAACCAAAGACGCATTTTCGACGGGATCCCAAGCCCAATAGCCCCCAAAAGACAAGGTGACATAAGCCCAATATCCGCCCATCGCAATTCCAATCATGAGAATCAGGTTGGCTAAGATGGTCCACGGCAGCGCGGGCTTTACCCATTGTGTGTATTCTCGCCGCCAAAGTCCGGCGATGGCATAGGCAAAAGGTACAATCATCAGGGTAAAACCGACAAAGAGCGTTGGCGGATGGATCATCATCCAATAGTTCTGGAGGAGATCATTTAGCCCTTGACCGTCACTTGGAATGAAGCCTGGCGTTTGTAAAACC is a genomic window containing:
- the ccsA gene encoding cytochrome c biogenesis protein CcsA; amino-acid sequence: MTIGTIGYLLLTIAFVAGLLSAVSYFNAARNQNDPNWRLLGRWGWIAMTAALLFATGLLLYLLATHQFQYSYVFRYSSKDLNLNYLLSALWAGQEGSFMIWLLWTSMLGLVLVKTSKDYEPYVMSIIGLCQIFLLAMVTGLKFGTFQIGASPFITTADAFPEAPVLQTPGFIPSDGQGLNDLLQNYWMMIHPPTLFVGFTLMIVPFAYAIAGLWRREYTQWVKPALPWTILANLILMIGIAMGGYWAYVTLSFGGYWAWDPVENASLVPWLIGVAGLHTMIAQKRSASSQKASIFLNILAFILVVYSTFLTRSGILGEISVHSFVDLGLYNQLLVWILSMMILGFGMMAYRWKELPRPKQESEVMSREFMIFSGAMVLTALAAVIILGTSAPITGRIFRDSPSAVPIEFYDAWSLPLAILLAFLAGIGQLFWWNKMKVESLNRVLMPPMLLALVATSAVLLLTPFVRETIRPVQRAAQSVAQAGVLGNVGLMWDQYGQSLLLMLLVFTSFFALFGNGMVMWRIGRGNTKLIGGAVTHIGLALMLLGIITSSSFNNTIAGDENNSVPVEGSSQRSNFVVSRNQTVNVEGYKVRYVKNFPNSEGHTTYQLDITDARGRQFTVYPVAYKSRKNQWILHPDIKPFFEKDLYVAVTPSQSVMENQQKDTNTAGELKLTMGDSKTIDNGKYVIRFQRFDLQPDPKMIGNLKTQIAVASVLSVTNTQTKETRELKPIYIILDDGKNTQQYIQNRVADWGVTFTFAGMELSKDGKNGQIRLVVEGADVSSAEDWLIVQAYEKPFINLLWFGCLVLFAGFGIAYYRRWQEQAERRKMGRIA